One region of Salvia miltiorrhiza cultivar Shanhuang (shh) chromosome 3, IMPLAD_Smil_shh, whole genome shotgun sequence genomic DNA includes:
- the LOC131019196 gene encoding DUF724 domain-containing protein 2-like: protein MGADDVEKPQIPPINDRDGHQFPVGSLVEVYVNEENMGDVYFSATVVPPPHSPRKSNTQISGEKLYVKYENLLARKNRPDRLRECVDISIVRPAPPLLQKAAAKRFEPNDVVDAFYNDGWWKGVISSVVGGGERFVVTFENPPDVQEFGPTALRAHWDWADGVWTGLVERKGKMGISAFETGAEVEISLEDAWFPAAIVRDLGNGAYLVEMKDKNGEMVEAQVDFGHIRPCPPIFRERKFGIWEKVDAFFDYGWRSGLIKERVGKNEYIVFFELTNLNRLLNQSELRLHMDWRDGKWFIGGGDTAPPPLKSNSNDSGEKHNSQIEHADQETEHIVDQERRSKRKQDQMRRTPSPSDGSTLAQWIDGSTLLQCRWANSKRRRKLHVAKNYKPPNEIANQENEQILGRQSIDEASKEPNSAVVVAESIEPREHNVLPFVKRSAVWEAVESMEVFRKMPQRPHFEPLRFYKEREREGLAVGCMVTFSNWVELARGLKFSDPRSVVDDLYQTLLDLQAHGFEAGAVREFVVKLVAAKEEEQRLVDEAKRIKDEIEERGCRRSKIEGEMRELNEQIGMLQEKLGMSEMERAKEVEQIELLQAGLEDTRHKIECLAASVFQL from the coding sequence atgggcGCCGATGATGTAGAAAAACCCCAAATCCCACCCATCAACGACCGCGACGGCCACCAGTTCCCGGTGGGTTCTCTCGTGGAAGTATATGTCAACGAGGAAAACATGGGAGACGTCTATTTTTCCGCCACCGTGGTCCCGCCGCCACACTCTCCCAGAAAAAGCAACACCCAAATTTCCGGGGAAAAGCTATACGTCAAGTACGAAAATCTCCTGGCCCGCAAAAACAGGCCGGATCGGCTGCGCGAGTGCGTCGACATCTCGATTGTGCGGCccgcgccgccgctgctgcagAAGGCCGCCGCCAAGCGCTTCGAGCCAAACGACGTAGTCGACGCGTTCTACAATGACGGGTGGTGGAAGGGCGTCATCAGCAGCGTGGTAGGTGGCGGCGAGAGGTTCGTGGTGACGTTCGAGAATCCTCCCGACGTGCAGGAGTTCGGGCCCACCGCGCTGCGGGCCCACTGGGATTGGGCCGATGGTGTTTGGACCGGCCTGGTGGAGAGAAAGGGTAAAATGGGAATTTCCGCGTTTGAGACGGGTGCGGAGGTGGAGATTTCGCTTGAGGATGCTTGGTTTCCGGCGGCGATTGTTCGAGATTTGGGGAATGGGGCGTATTTGGTCGAGATGAAGGATAAAAATGGCGAGATGGTTGAAGCTCAAGTCGATTTTGGTCATATTAGGCCCTGCCCTCCcatttttagagagagaaagtttgggATTTGGGAAAAAGTGGACGCCTTCTTCGATTATGGGTGGAGGAGTGGATTGATCAAGGAGAGGGTTGGAAAGAATGAATACATCGTGTTTTTTGAGCTCACGAATTTGAATAGACTGTTAAACCAGTCGGAATTGAGGCTCCATATGGATTGGCGGGATGGGAAATGGTTCATTGGCGGCGGCGACACGGCGCCACCGCCGTTGAAATCGAATTCAAATGATTCAGGGGAAAAGCACAACTCCCAAATCGAACATGCAGATCAAGAAACTGAACACATTGTTGATCAAGAGAGGCGCTCGAAGCGGAAACAGGATCAAATGCGGCGGACTCCATCTCCCAGTGATGGCTCAACTCTGGCGCAATGGATTGATGGCTCAACTCTGCTGCAATGTCGATGGGCAAActcaaaaagaagaagaaaattgcATGTTGCGAAAAACTACAAACCCCCAAATGAGATTGCAAATCAAGAAAACGAGCAGATTCTCGGCCGCCAATCGATCGATGAAGCTTCTAAGGAGCCAAATTCTGCTGTGGTAGTAGCAGAATCGATTGAGCCGCGGGAGCATAACGTCTTGCCCTTTGTGAAGCGCAGTGCAGTTTGGGAAGCCGTGGAGTCGATGGAGGTGTTCAGAAAGATGCCGCAGAGGCCGCATTTCGAGCCCCTGCGCTTCTACAAGGAGCGCGAGCGCGAGGGGCTGGCCGTAGGCTGCATGGTGACCTTCTCCAACTGGGTGGAGCTGGCTCGCGGCTTGAAGTTCAGCGATCCCAGAAGCGTGGTGGACGACCTGTACCAGACGCTGCTCGACCTGCAGGCCCACGGGTTCGAAGCTGGGGCGGTGCGGGAGTTTGTAGTGAAGCTGGTGGCGGCCAAGGAGGAGGAGCAGAGGCTTGTGGATGAGGCGAAGAGGATCAAGGATGAGATTGAGGAGCGCGGGTGCAGAAGGAGCAAGATCGAGGGCGAGATGCGGGAGCTCAACGAGCAAATCGGGATGCTGCAGGAGAAGCTCGGGATGTCGGAGATGGAGAGAGCCAAGGAGGTTGAACAGATTGAGCTTCTGCAGGCTGGATTGGAGGATACTCGCCACAAGATTGAATGTTTGGCTGCTTCTGTTTTTCAGTTGTAA
- the LOC131018680 gene encoding uncharacterized protein LOC131018680: protein MEDKKVAKGKLNLDISNGSLRLREWVPKFDPYKECSSLAQVWVRIYYLPIELWHPEVIAAVGRYLGNPIRIDGGSANREVGHYARVLIEIDLSVPLRESLMIDEDNSSIYIEFSYESLPEFCMHCKIVGHTSDKCRKLKQREDMKNKKTVGNTNKDEKVEGSKQEKQQLAVEHKWQQKQQNALTEQTSAETTNAVDTAKKRSEVSVNSEDNRALLQSAAMDSPGSMEQSDFSNKVNTSNSFMTLTDTEDNGQETGLDLLEKLLVNTSKMKNDCIINIDSGQEMQRSDIPRRNGGKSQDPNPDFKELALENALKIQKLEAYIQEQEVVKRRGRPPGSGRGEKTLHTPAADSIKNRLRKSTELGHSTQNFVIEEPERASVHTMHNLAAKSWAAEMELEETPSSTS from the coding sequence ATGGAAGACAAAAAGGTTGCTAAGGGGAAGCTAAATCTTGATATATCCAATGGTAGTTTGCGTCTGAGGGAATGGGTTCCGAAATTTGATCCTTACAAAGAATGTTCCTCAttggctcaagtttgggtgcgcATTTATTATTTGCCTATCGAACTATGGCATCCAGAAGTTATAGCGGCTGTTGGTCGTTACTTGGGAAATCCGATTCGCATTGATGGTGGTTCGGCGAATAGAGAGGTGGGACACTATGCTCGGGTCTTAATTGAGATTGATCTCTCTGTACCCCTCCGCGAATCCTTGATGATTGATGAGGATAATAGCTCCATATATATTGAGTTTAGTTATGAATCGCTGCCAGAGTTTTGCATGCATTGCAAAATTGTTGGTCATACCTCAGATAAATGCAGGAAACTTAAGCAGAGGGAAGacatgaaaaacaaaaaaacggTGGGAAACACGAATAAGGATGAGAAAGTAGAAGGCTCGAAACAAGAGAAGCAGCAGCTGGCGGTTGAACATAAGTGGCAGCAAAAACAGCAGAATGCTTTAACAGAACAGACCTCTGCCGAGACTACGAATGCTGTTGATACGGCGAAGAAACGTTCAGAGGTTTCTGTCAATTCTGAAGATAATCGGGCTCTCCTTCAGAGTGCTGCGATGGATTCTCCGGGGAGTATGGAGCAATCAGACTTTTCAAACAAAGTCAATACTAGTAATTCTTTCATGACTCTTACGGATACAGAGGATAATGGACAGGAGACGGGCCTGGACCTGCTGGAAAAGCTTTTGGTTAACACTTCGAAGATGAAGAATGATTGCATCATTAACATTGACTCCGGGCAAGAGATGCAACGATCTGATATTCCCAGACGGAACGGAGGTAAGTCTCAGGATCCCAATCCAGATTTCAAGGAACTCGCCCTTGAAAATGCTTTGAAAATTCAAAAGTTGGAGGCCTACATTCAAGAGCAGGAAGTTGTCAAAAGACGTGGAAGGCCCCCAGGATCGGGGCGAGGAGAAAAAACACTTCACACACCTGCGGCTGATTCGATTAAGAACAGACTTAGGAAATCCACAGAGCTGGGACATAGTACTCAGAATTTTGTCATTGAAGAACCAGAGAGAGCGAGTGTTCACACAATGCACAATTTAGCAGCTAAAAGCTGGGCGGCGGAAATGGAGCTGGAGGAAACTCCATCTTCAACTTCCTGA